A single region of the Mycobacterium avium subsp. avium genome encodes:
- a CDS encoding HD domain-containing phosphohydrolase, with translation MMLMAQAVLPTRAELLAALSVAIDLGLGQPAEHMLRAALIATRLCDRLGLSRQQRDCVYYTTLVMWIGCHADSHEYARWFGDDIAVRHDSYLVDWSGIPYLRFLASNVGRGQPLAHRLSVMATLFANARGHISRLIHSHCASAALLADRIGLGPNVQAALAYTFERYDGGGLPTGARGEDIPIQMRIAQLADMVEVHHRSYGVAGAVAMVGARRGGQFDPGIADVFLRDADAILAGPQTGDAWAAALREAPDRHRVDEQSLDAALVALGDFVDLKCPFTLGHSRAVARLAGQAARAAGLDADAVALTRRAGHVHDLGRIGVSNQIWSRPGPLSGSQFERVRLHPYLTVRILDQVPGLRRLAEVAGNHHECLDGSGYPRGLAGSALGMPDRILAAAVCYQSGREPRPYREQLSEAEAARRLRGRVRCGELDPVAAEAVLHAAGQPVGPRPNPRPDGLTPREIEVLGHVARGASNKEIAAALVISEKTARNHVERTYAKIGVSNRIGASMYALQHGLVPAAPPHS, from the coding sequence ATGATGCTCATGGCGCAGGCCGTTCTCCCGACGCGGGCGGAGCTGCTGGCGGCGCTGTCGGTGGCGATCGACCTCGGCCTCGGCCAGCCCGCCGAGCACATGTTGCGGGCGGCGCTCATCGCGACCCGACTCTGCGACCGGCTCGGGCTCAGCCGGCAGCAGCGCGACTGTGTGTACTACACCACCCTGGTCATGTGGATCGGCTGCCACGCGGATTCGCACGAGTACGCCCGGTGGTTCGGCGACGACATCGCCGTGCGCCACGACTCGTATCTGGTGGACTGGTCCGGCATTCCGTACCTGCGGTTCCTGGCCAGCAACGTCGGCCGCGGCCAGCCGTTGGCGCACCGGCTGAGCGTGATGGCCACGCTGTTCGCCAACGCGCGCGGTCACATCTCCCGGTTGATCCACTCGCACTGCGCGTCGGCGGCCCTGCTGGCCGATCGAATCGGCTTGGGCCCCAACGTACAAGCCGCGCTCGCCTACACCTTCGAGCGCTACGACGGCGGCGGGCTGCCCACCGGTGCCCGCGGTGAGGACATCCCGATCCAGATGCGCATCGCGCAGCTGGCCGACATGGTCGAGGTGCACCACCGCAGCTACGGCGTGGCCGGGGCGGTGGCCATGGTCGGCGCCCGGCGCGGCGGCCAGTTCGACCCCGGGATCGCGGACGTCTTTCTGCGGGACGCCGACGCGATCCTGGCCGGCCCGCAGACCGGCGACGCGTGGGCGGCCGCGTTGCGCGAGGCGCCCGACCGCCACCGGGTGGACGAACAGTCGCTGGACGCGGCACTCGTCGCGCTGGGCGACTTCGTCGACCTGAAATGCCCGTTCACACTTGGGCATTCGCGCGCGGTGGCCCGGCTCGCGGGGCAAGCCGCGCGGGCCGCCGGGTTGGACGCCGACGCGGTGGCGCTGACCCGGCGCGCCGGCCATGTCCACGACCTGGGCCGCATCGGGGTGTCGAACCAAATCTGGTCGCGGCCGGGGCCGTTGAGCGGATCGCAGTTCGAGCGGGTCCGGCTGCATCCGTATCTGACGGTGCGCATCCTCGACCAGGTTCCCGGGCTGCGGCGGCTGGCCGAGGTGGCCGGCAATCATCACGAATGCCTCGACGGCTCGGGCTATCCCCGCGGCCTGGCCGGCTCGGCGCTGGGCATGCCGGACCGCATCCTGGCCGCCGCCGTGTGTTACCAGTCGGGCCGCGAGCCGCGGCCGTACCGGGAGCAGCTGTCGGAGGCGGAGGCCGCCCGACGGCTGCGCGGGCGGGTGCGCTGCGGCGAGCTCGACCCGGTCGCCGCCGAAGCGGTGCTGCACGCCGCCGGTCAGCCCGTCGGGCCGCGGCCCAACCCGCGCCCCGACGGGCTGACCCCCAGGGAGATCGAGGTGCTGGGGCACGTCGCGCGCGGCGCCTCCAACAAGGAGATCGCCGCCGCGCTGGTGATCAGCGAGAAAACCGCCCGCAACCATGTCGAGCGGACCTACGCCAAGATCGGCGTGTCGAACCGGATCGGCGCCAGCATGTATGCGCTGCAGCACGGGCTGGTGCCGGCCGCTCCGCCGCACAGTTGA
- the secA gene encoding preprotein translocase subunit SecA translates to MLSKLLRLGEGRMLKRLKRVADYVNTLSDEVEKLTDAELRAKTDEFKKRHADGESLDDLLPEAFAVAREAAWRVLDQRPFDVQVMGAAALHFGNVAEMKTGEGKTLTSVLPAYLNGIGGKGVHVVTVNDYLAKRDSEWMGRVHRFLGLDVGVILAQMTPDERRVAYNADITYGTNNEFGFDYLRDNMAHSLDDLVQRGHNFAIVDEVDSILIDEARTPLIISGPADGASNWYLEFARLAPLMEKDVHYEVDLRKRTVGVHELGVEFVEDQLGIDNLYEAANSPLVSYLNNALKAKELFHRDKDYIVRDGEVLIVDEFTGRVLYGRRYNEGMHQAIEAKEHVEIKAENQTLATITLQNYFRLYDKLSGMTGTAQTEAAELHEIYKLGVVPIPTNKPMIRTDQSDLIYKTEEAKYIAVVDDVVERYQKGQPVLIGTTSVERSEYLSRQFQKRRIPHNVLNAKYHEQEAGIVAVAGRRGGVTVATNMAGRGTDIVLGGNVDFLTDQRLRERGLDPVETPDEYEAAWHEELPKVKAEAAAEAKEVIEAGGLYVLGTERHESRRIDNQLRGRSGRQGDPGESRFYLSLGDELMRRFNGAALEVMLNRLNLPDDVPIEAKMVTRAIKSAQTQVEQQNFEVRKNVLKYDEVMNQQRKVIYAERRRILEGENLKEQALEMVRDVVTAYVNGATAEGYAEDWDLDALWTALKTLYPVGIDHATLTRRDADGGFDDLTREELLEALLKDAERAYAAREAELEEIAGEGAMRQLERNVLLNVIDRKWREHLYEMDYLKEGIGLRAMAQRDPLVEYQREGYDMFMAMLDGMKEESVGFLFNVTVEAVPAPQVAPVQTPEGLAELGAPAEQGGTATAARDEAPTQLRAKGIDNEAPAMTYSGPSEDGSAQVQRNGGDAKTPAGVPAGASRRERRAAARQQGRGAKPPKSVKRR, encoded by the coding sequence GTGCTGTCGAAGTTGCTGCGCCTCGGCGAAGGTCGCATGCTCAAGCGTCTCAAGCGGGTGGCTGACTACGTCAACACCTTGTCCGACGAGGTCGAAAAGCTCACCGACGCCGAGTTGCGGGCCAAGACCGACGAGTTCAAGAAGCGGCACGCCGACGGCGAGAGCCTCGACGACCTGCTGCCCGAGGCGTTCGCGGTGGCCCGGGAGGCGGCCTGGCGGGTGCTCGACCAGCGCCCGTTCGACGTGCAGGTGATGGGCGCGGCGGCGCTGCACTTCGGCAACGTCGCCGAGATGAAGACCGGTGAGGGCAAGACGCTGACCTCGGTGCTGCCCGCCTACCTCAACGGCATCGGCGGCAAGGGCGTGCACGTCGTCACCGTCAACGACTACCTGGCCAAACGCGACAGCGAGTGGATGGGCCGGGTGCACCGCTTCCTGGGCCTGGACGTCGGGGTGATTCTCGCCCAGATGACGCCCGACGAGCGCCGGGTCGCCTACAACGCCGACATCACCTACGGCACCAACAACGAGTTCGGCTTCGACTACCTGCGCGACAACATGGCGCACTCGCTCGACGACCTGGTGCAGCGCGGGCACAACTTCGCGATCGTCGACGAGGTCGACTCGATCCTGATCGACGAGGCCCGCACCCCGCTGATCATCTCCGGGCCGGCCGACGGCGCCTCCAACTGGTACCTCGAGTTCGCCCGGCTCGCCCCGCTGATGGAAAAGGACGTCCACTACGAGGTGGATCTGCGCAAGCGCACCGTCGGCGTGCACGAGCTGGGGGTGGAGTTCGTCGAGGACCAGCTCGGCATCGACAACCTCTACGAGGCGGCCAACTCGCCGCTGGTCAGCTACCTCAACAACGCGCTGAAGGCCAAGGAGCTGTTCCACCGCGACAAGGACTACATCGTGCGCGACGGCGAGGTGCTCATCGTCGACGAGTTCACCGGTCGCGTCCTGTACGGCCGCCGCTACAACGAGGGCATGCACCAGGCCATCGAGGCCAAGGAGCACGTCGAGATCAAGGCCGAGAACCAGACGCTGGCCACCATCACGCTGCAGAACTACTTCCGGCTCTACGACAAGCTGTCCGGCATGACCGGCACCGCCCAGACCGAGGCGGCCGAGCTGCACGAGATCTACAAGCTCGGCGTGGTGCCGATCCCGACCAACAAGCCGATGATCCGCACCGACCAGTCCGACCTGATCTACAAGACCGAGGAAGCCAAGTACATCGCGGTGGTCGACGACGTGGTCGAGCGCTACCAGAAGGGCCAGCCGGTGCTGATCGGCACCACCAGCGTCGAGCGCTCGGAGTACCTGTCGCGCCAGTTCCAGAAGCGGCGCATCCCGCACAACGTGCTCAACGCCAAGTACCACGAGCAGGAGGCCGGAATCGTCGCGGTGGCCGGCCGGCGCGGCGGCGTCACGGTGGCCACCAACATGGCCGGCCGCGGCACCGACATCGTGCTGGGCGGCAACGTCGACTTCCTCACCGACCAGCGGTTGCGCGAGCGCGGCCTGGACCCGGTCGAGACGCCCGACGAGTACGAGGCGGCCTGGCACGAGGAACTGCCCAAGGTCAAGGCCGAGGCCGCCGCCGAGGCCAAGGAAGTGATCGAGGCCGGCGGCCTGTACGTGCTGGGCACCGAGCGGCACGAGTCGCGCCGCATCGACAACCAGCTGCGCGGCCGCTCCGGGCGTCAGGGCGACCCGGGCGAGTCGCGGTTCTACCTGTCGCTGGGCGACGAGCTGATGCGCCGGTTCAACGGCGCCGCGCTGGAGGTGATGCTCAACCGGCTCAACCTGCCCGACGACGTCCCCATCGAGGCCAAGATGGTGACCCGGGCGATCAAGAGCGCCCAGACCCAGGTCGAGCAGCAGAACTTCGAGGTCAGAAAGAACGTCCTCAAGTACGACGAGGTGATGAACCAGCAGCGCAAGGTGATCTACGCCGAGCGCCGCCGCATCCTGGAAGGCGAGAACCTCAAGGAGCAGGCCCTCGAGATGGTCCGCGACGTGGTCACCGCCTATGTCAACGGCGCGACGGCCGAGGGCTACGCCGAGGATTGGGACCTGGACGCGTTGTGGACGGCGTTGAAGACGCTGTATCCGGTCGGCATCGACCATGCCACGCTCACCCGCCGGGACGCCGACGGCGGCTTCGACGACCTCACCCGCGAGGAGCTGCTGGAGGCGCTGCTCAAAGACGCCGAACGTGCTTATGCCGCAAGGGAAGCCGAGCTGGAGGAGATCGCGGGCGAGGGCGCGATGCGCCAGCTGGAGCGCAACGTGCTGCTCAACGTCATCGACCGCAAGTGGCGCGAGCACCTCTACGAGATGGACTACCTCAAGGAGGGCATCGGCCTGCGCGCCATGGCGCAGCGCGACCCGCTGGTGGAGTACCAGCGCGAGGGCTACGACATGTTCATGGCCATGCTCGACGGCATGAAGGAGGAGTCGGTCGGCTTCCTGTTCAATGTCACCGTCGAGGCGGTGCCCGCCCCGCAAGTGGCGCCGGTGCAGACGCCCGAGGGGCTGGCCGAGCTGGGGGCGCCGGCCGAACAGGGCGGCACCGCGACGGCCGCACGTGACGAAGCCCCAACGCAGTTGCGCGCCAAGGGAATTGACAACGAAGCGCCGGCGATGACCTACTCCGGCCCGTCCGAGGACGGCTCGGCGCAGGTGCAGCGCAACGGCGGCGACGCCAAGACGCCGGCCGGGGTGCCCGCCGGCGCCAGCCGTCGTGAGCGGCGCGCCGCCGCGCGCCAGCAGGGCCGCGGCGCCAAGCCCCCCAAATCGGTGAAGCGCCGCTAG
- the lpqB gene encoding MtrAB system accessory lipoprotein LpqB, translating to MGRKLLGLLMLAVLLAGCAGVPSSSAPQAIGTVERPAPSNLPKPTPGMDPDVLLREFLKATADPANRHLAARQFLTQSASNAWDDAGSALLIDHVVFVETRAAERVSATMRADILGSLSDMGVFETAEGVLPDPGPIELVKTSGGWRIDRLPNGVFLDWQQFQATYKRNTLYFADPTGKTVVPDPRYVAVPDHDQLATELVSKLIAGPRPEMAHTVRNLLAPPLRLRGPVTRADGGKSGIGRGYGGARIDLEKLSTTDPHSRQLVAAQIIWTLARADIRGPYVINADGAPLDDRFRDGWTTSDVAATDPGVADGAGAGLHALVNGSLVSLDGQHTVVVPGAFGRMGDQTGAALSRNGRQVASVVTLHRGAPDMAASLWIGDLGAEAVQSADGHSLSRPTWSLDDVVWVVVDGNNVLRAIQEPASGQPARLPVDSVAVATRFPGPITDLQLSRDSTRAAMVIGGQVILASVEQTQAGQYALTYPRRLGFGLGNSVVSLSWRTGDDIVVTRTDPSHPVSYVNLDGVNSDAPPHGVQMPVTTVVANPSTAYVAGPQGVLQYSPSADGQQGWSEVPGLTVPGAAPVLPG from the coding sequence ATGGGGCGTAAGCTCCTGGGCCTGCTGATGCTGGCCGTGCTGCTCGCCGGCTGCGCCGGGGTGCCCAGTTCGTCGGCGCCGCAAGCCATCGGCACCGTCGAGCGGCCGGCGCCGTCGAACCTGCCCAAGCCCACCCCGGGCATGGACCCCGACGTGTTGCTGCGCGAATTCCTCAAGGCCACAGCCGATCCCGCGAACCGGCATCTGGCGGCGCGCCAGTTCCTCACCCAGTCGGCGTCCAACGCCTGGGACGACGCCGGCAGCGCGCTGCTGATTGACCACGTCGTGTTCGTGGAAACCCGTGCGGCCGAACGTGTTTCGGCGACCATGCGGGCCGACATTCTGGGTTCGCTGTCGGACATGGGGGTGTTCGAGACCGCCGAGGGGGTGCTGCCCGACCCGGGGCCGATCGAGTTGGTCAAGACCTCCGGCGGCTGGCGGATCGACCGCCTGCCCAACGGGGTCTTCCTGGACTGGCAGCAGTTCCAGGCCACCTACAAGCGCAACACGCTGTATTTCGCCGACCCGACCGGCAAGACCGTGGTGCCCGATCCGCGCTACGTCGCGGTGCCCGACCACGATCAGCTGGCCACCGAGCTGGTCTCCAAGCTGATCGCCGGGCCGCGGCCCGAGATGGCGCACACGGTGCGCAATCTGCTGGCCCCGCCGCTGCGGTTGCGCGGGCCGGTGACCCGGGCCGACGGCGGCAAGAGCGGGATCGGACGGGGCTACGGCGGCGCGCGCATCGACCTGGAGAAGCTGTCCACCACCGATCCGCACAGCAGGCAATTGGTTGCGGCACAGATCATTTGGACCCTGGCCCGGGCCGACATCCGGGGCCCGTACGTGATAAACGCCGACGGCGCGCCGCTGGACGACCGGTTCCGCGACGGCTGGACCACCTCCGACGTGGCCGCCACCGACCCCGGCGTCGCCGACGGAGCGGGTGCCGGGCTGCATGCCCTGGTGAACGGGTCACTGGTGTCGCTGGACGGGCAGCACACCGTCGTGGTGCCCGGGGCGTTCGGGCGGATGGGCGATCAGACCGGCGCCGCGCTGTCGCGCAACGGCCGCCAGGTGGCGTCGGTGGTGACGCTGCACCGCGGCGCCCCGGACATGGCGGCCTCGTTGTGGATCGGTGATCTGGGCGCCGAGGCGGTGCAGTCCGCCGACGGGCACAGCCTGTCGCGGCCCACCTGGTCGCTGGACGACGTGGTCTGGGTGGTGGTCGACGGCAACAACGTGCTGCGGGCAATTCAGGAGCCGGCGTCCGGGCAGCCCGCCCGGCTGCCGGTGGACTCGGTGGCGGTGGCCACCCGGTTCCCGGGGCCGATCACCGACCTGCAGCTGTCCCGGGACAGCACCCGCGCCGCGATGGTGATCGGCGGCCAGGTGATCCTGGCCAGCGTCGAGCAGACCCAGGCCGGCCAGTACGCCCTGACGTATCCGCGCCGGCTCGGTTTCGGGCTGGGCAATTCGGTGGTGTCGCTGTCCTGGCGCACCGGCGACGACATCGTGGTGACCCGCACCGACCCCAGCCACCCGGTCTCCTACGTCAACCTCGACGGGGTCAACTCCGACGCCCCGCCGCACGGTGTGCAGATGCCGGTGACGACGGTGGTGGCCAACCCGTCCACCGCCTATGTCGCGGGTCCCCAAGGGGTGCTGCAGTATTCGCCGTCGGCGGACGGCCAGCAGGGCTGGTCGGAGGTGCCCGGGCTGACGGTGCCCGGCGCCGCGCCGGTGCTGCCGGGCTAG
- the mtrB gene encoding MtrAB system histidine kinase MtrB, translating into MMWGSRRRTRSRWGRSGPMTRGMGAVSRAVGTAWRRSLQLRVVALTLGLSLAVILALGFVLTSQVTNRVLDVKVKAAIEQIERARTTVGGIVNGEEARSLDSSLQLARNTLTSKTDSASGAGTAGTFDAVLMVPGDGPRAATTAGPVDQVPASLRGFVKAGQASYQYATVHTDGFSGPALIVGSPASSQVANLELYLIFPLKNEQATIQLVRGTMITGGAVLLVLLAGIALLVSRQVVVPVRSASRIAERFAEGHLSERMPVRGEDDMARLAMSFNDMAESLSRQITQLEEFGNLQRRFTSDVSHELRTPLTTVRMAADLIYDHSADLDPTLARSTELMVNELDRFESLLNDLLEISRHDAGVAELSVEAVDLRSTVQSALSNVGHLAEDAGIELQVELPAEEVIAEVDTRRVERILRNLIANAIDHAEHKPVKIRMAADEDTVAVTVRDYGVGLRPGEEKLVFSRFWRADPSRVRRSGGTGLGLAISIEDARLHQGRLEAWGEPGVGSCFRLTLPLVRGHKVTTSPLPMKPIPQPSPSGGQSPSTGPQHAKDRARQREHAERSL; encoded by the coding sequence ATGATGTGGGGCTCCCGGCGACGTACGCGGAGCCGCTGGGGGCGCTCCGGTCCGATGACTCGCGGCATGGGCGCGGTGAGCCGGGCGGTGGGCACGGCCTGGCGGCGCTCGCTGCAGCTGCGTGTGGTGGCGCTGACCCTGGGGCTGTCCCTGGCGGTCATCCTGGCGCTGGGCTTCGTGCTGACGTCCCAGGTCACCAATCGCGTGCTCGACGTCAAGGTGAAGGCCGCCATCGAGCAGATCGAGCGGGCCCGCACCACGGTCGGCGGGATCGTCAACGGCGAAGAGGCGCGCTCGCTGGACAGCAGCCTGCAGCTGGCCCGCAACACGCTGACATCTAAGACCGATTCAGCCTCGGGGGCGGGGACGGCCGGCACCTTCGACGCCGTGCTGATGGTGCCCGGCGACGGCCCACGCGCGGCCACCACGGCCGGCCCCGTCGATCAGGTGCCCGCTTCGCTGCGGGGCTTCGTCAAGGCCGGGCAGGCGTCCTACCAGTACGCCACCGTGCACACCGACGGGTTCTCCGGGCCGGCGCTGATCGTCGGCAGCCCGGCCTCTTCCCAAGTGGCCAACCTGGAGCTGTACCTGATCTTCCCGCTGAAGAACGAACAGGCCACCATCCAGCTGGTGCGCGGCACTATGATCACCGGGGGCGCCGTGCTGCTGGTGCTGCTGGCCGGGATCGCGCTGCTGGTGTCGCGGCAGGTGGTGGTGCCGGTGCGTTCGGCATCGCGCATCGCCGAACGGTTCGCCGAGGGGCATCTGTCCGAGCGGATGCCGGTGCGCGGCGAGGACGACATGGCCCGGCTGGCGATGTCGTTCAACGACATGGCCGAGAGCCTGTCGCGGCAGATCACCCAACTGGAGGAGTTCGGAAACCTGCAGCGCCGCTTCACTTCCGACGTGAGCCACGAGCTGCGCACCCCGCTGACCACGGTGCGCATGGCCGCCGACCTGATCTACGACCACAGCGCCGACCTCGATCCGACGCTGGCGCGCTCCACCGAGCTGATGGTCAACGAGCTGGACCGGTTCGAGTCGCTGCTCAACGACCTGCTGGAGATCTCCCGGCATGACGCCGGGGTCGCCGAGCTGTCCGTCGAGGCCGTCGACCTGCGCAGCACGGTGCAGAGCGCGCTGAGCAACGTGGGGCATCTGGCCGAGGATGCCGGCATCGAACTACAGGTGGAGCTGCCGGCCGAGGAGGTCATCGCCGAGGTCGACACCCGCCGGGTGGAGCGGATCTTGCGCAACCTGATCGCCAACGCCATCGACCACGCCGAGCACAAGCCGGTCAAGATCCGGATGGCCGCCGACGAGGACACCGTCGCGGTCACCGTCCGCGACTACGGGGTGGGGTTGCGACCCGGCGAGGAGAAGCTGGTGTTCAGCCGGTTCTGGCGGGCGGACCCGTCGCGGGTGCGCCGCTCCGGCGGCACCGGCCTGGGCCTGGCGATCAGCATCGAGGACGCCCGGCTGCACCAGGGCCGGCTGGAGGCGTGGGGCGAACCGGGCGTCGGCTCGTGCTTCCGGCTCACCCTGCCGCTGGTCCGCGGCCACAAGGTGACCACCAGCCCGCTGCCGATGAAGCCGATCCCGCAGCCGTCCCCGTCCGGTGGGCAGTCCCCGTCGACCGGCCCGCAACACGCGAAAGACCGTGCGCGCCAACGCGAGCACGCCGAAAGGTCGCTGTGA
- a CDS encoding ComF family protein yields MLDLFLPAECGGCAAPATRWCPACAAELVVKPDEPHVVNPRVDPGVPVFALGRYANTRRRALLALKEHGRADLVAPLAGALAVAVHRLLCWGIVATPLIVVPAPTRRSAARRRGGDPITRLARAAVARHPDIAVAPMLRIRALTRDSVGLGTAERERNIAGRVVLRGRPAPLPGADVLVVDDVVTTGATARESVRVLHAAGARVAAVLAIAAA; encoded by the coding sequence ATGCTCGACCTGTTCTTGCCGGCCGAATGCGGCGGCTGCGCGGCGCCCGCGACCCGCTGGTGCCCGGCCTGCGCGGCCGAGCTGGTCGTCAAACCCGACGAACCGCACGTGGTGAACCCGCGCGTCGACCCAGGCGTCCCGGTGTTCGCGCTCGGCCGCTATGCCAACACCCGGCGGCGCGCCCTCCTGGCGCTCAAGGAACACGGCCGCGCCGACCTCGTCGCGCCGCTGGCGGGCGCCCTGGCCGTCGCGGTGCATCGGCTGCTGTGCTGGGGCATCGTCGCCACCCCGCTGATCGTCGTGCCCGCCCCCACACGACGGTCGGCCGCGCGCCGCCGCGGCGGCGATCCCATCACCCGGCTGGCGCGCGCCGCGGTGGCCCGCCATCCCGACATCGCCGTCGCCCCGATGTTGCGGATCCGGGCGCTCACCCGCGACTCGGTGGGGCTGGGCACCGCCGAGCGGGAACGCAACATCGCCGGCCGGGTGGTGCTGCGCGGCCGGCCCGCGCCGCTGCCGGGCGCCGACGTCCTCGTCGTCGACGACGTCGTCACCACCGGGGCGACGGCGCGCGAGTCGGTGCGCGTCCTGCACGCGGCGGGGGCCCGGGTCGCCGCCGTGCTGGCGATCGCGGCGGCGTGA
- the mddA gene encoding methanethiol S-methyltransferase: MKRYLVVGYGAAAYLLFLGAFLYLVAFLGNFWVPRTVDHGLSSPIGEAVAVNLVLLGLFGVQHSVMARPGFKAWWTRLVPATIERSTYVVLSSAVLVLLYWQWRTMPAVIWEVTAPAGRLVLWTLFWLGWVIALAATFMVSHFDLFGLRQVYLAWRGKPYSHIGFHARMLYRMVRHPLMLGFVIAFWAAPTMTAGHLLFSIAMTGYILLAVHLEEHDLVQALGDQYRDYRHRVPMLVPLGHRPRRHPTQPAGLP; this comes from the coding sequence ATGAAACGCTATCTGGTCGTCGGCTATGGAGCCGCCGCTTATCTGCTCTTTCTCGGCGCATTTCTGTATCTCGTCGCTTTCCTGGGAAACTTTTGGGTGCCACGTACCGTCGATCACGGACTGTCGTCGCCGATCGGCGAGGCGGTGGCGGTCAACCTGGTGTTGCTCGGCCTGTTCGGCGTCCAGCACAGCGTGATGGCCCGGCCCGGTTTCAAGGCGTGGTGGACGCGGCTGGTCCCGGCCACGATCGAACGCAGCACCTACGTGGTGCTGTCCAGCGCCGTGCTGGTGCTGCTGTACTGGCAGTGGCGGACGATGCCGGCCGTGATCTGGGAGGTGACAGCACCAGCCGGCCGGCTGGTGCTGTGGACGTTGTTCTGGCTCGGCTGGGTGATCGCGCTGGCCGCCACCTTCATGGTCAGCCACTTCGACCTGTTCGGACTCCGCCAGGTGTATCTCGCGTGGCGCGGAAAACCCTACAGCCACATAGGTTTTCACGCGCGCATGCTCTACCGGATGGTACGCCACCCGCTGATGCTCGGCTTCGTCATCGCCTTCTGGGCGGCGCCCACCATGACCGCCGGGCACCTGCTGTTCTCGATCGCCATGACCGGCTACATCCTGCTGGCCGTGCACCTGGAGGAGCACGACCTGGTGCAGGCGCTCGGCGACCAGTACCGCGATTACCGGCACCGGGTGCCGATGCTGGTTCCCCTGGGGCACCGGCCGCGCCGGCACCCGACCCAACCCGCCGGTCTGCCCTAG
- a CDS encoding cation:proton antiporter regulatory subunit, whose product MDVKEVLLPGVGLRYEFTDHKGDRVGIIARRSGDFDVVVYAREDPDEARPVLHLSNEEAEAVAQILGAPRIAERFTELAKEVPGLETGQVHILAGSPFVDHPLGDTRARTRTGASIVAIVRDDEVLASPGPSEMLHARDVLIVIGTEDGIAGVEKIIDKG is encoded by the coding sequence ATGGACGTCAAGGAGGTGCTGCTGCCCGGGGTCGGCCTTCGCTACGAGTTCACCGACCACAAGGGCGACCGCGTCGGCATCATCGCGCGGCGCAGCGGCGACTTCGACGTCGTCGTCTACGCCCGCGAGGATCCCGACGAGGCCCGGCCGGTGCTGCACCTGTCCAACGAGGAGGCCGAGGCGGTGGCCCAGATCCTGGGCGCGCCGCGCATCGCCGAACGGTTCACCGAGCTGGCCAAGGAAGTGCCCGGGCTGGAGACGGGCCAGGTGCACATCCTGGCCGGCAGCCCGTTCGTCGACCACCCGCTGGGCGACACCCGGGCCCGCACCCGCACCGGGGCGTCCATCGTCGCCATCGTGCGCGACGACGAAGTGCTGGCCTCACCGGGTCCCTCCGAGATGTTGCATGCCCGCGACGTTCTGATCGTGATCGGCACCGAAGACGGTATCGCCGGCGTCGAGAAGATCATCGACAAGGGCTGA
- the hpf gene encoding ribosome hibernation-promoting factor, HPF/YfiA family: protein MDSGQILDQSSPSTDGQGQPTATAEVVFKGRNVEIPDHYRLYVSQKLARLERFDRSIYLFDVELKHAPNRRQRKSCQRVEITARGRGPVSRAEACADSFYAAFESAVDKLENRLRRVKDRRKVHYGDKTPVSLAAATAVPPRAPLPSEPQPAADHDGVEPDTELDREPGRIVRTKEHPAIPMTVDDALYEMELVGHDFFLFQDKQTERPCVVYRRHAYDYGLIRLA from the coding sequence GTGGATTCCGGTCAGATTCTGGACCAGTCGTCGCCCAGCACCGACGGGCAAGGCCAACCGACGGCCACCGCCGAAGTCGTGTTCAAGGGCCGCAACGTAGAAATCCCCGATCACTACCGTCTGTACGTCTCGCAAAAACTCGCCCGCCTCGAGCGGTTCGACCGCTCGATCTATCTCTTCGACGTCGAACTCAAGCACGCGCCCAACCGGCGGCAGCGCAAGTCCTGTCAACGGGTGGAGATCACCGCCCGCGGCCGCGGCCCCGTCAGCCGGGCGGAGGCCTGCGCCGACAGCTTCTACGCCGCCTTCGAGTCCGCGGTCGACAAGCTGGAGAACCGGCTGCGCCGCGTCAAGGATCGCCGCAAGGTGCACTACGGCGACAAGACCCCGGTCTCGCTGGCCGCCGCCACCGCGGTGCCCCCGCGCGCGCCGCTGCCCAGCGAGCCGCAGCCGGCGGCCGACCATGACGGCGTGGAGCCCGACACCGAGCTCGACCGGGAGCCCGGGCGCATCGTGCGCACCAAGGAGCACCCGGCCATCCCGATGACGGTCGACGACGCGCTCTACGAAATGGAACTCGTCGGGCACGACTTCTTTCTCTTTCAGGACAAGCAGACCGAACGGCCCTGTGTGGTCTACCGCCGGCACGCCTACGACTATGGCCTGATCCGGCTGGCCTGA